One Chlamydiales bacterium genomic window, AAGAGCTATTATCAATGAATTTGACTCAAGAAGATCAAGGGCAAGTGCATCGGTTTCTTCGATTAATTGATATTGAAAATTTTCGTTCTTATTGGGCAGGAGAGACTTTAGACCCGAGGGGAAACCTCAATCAAGAAGAGATAGAAAGGGCTTTAGTCAATATGCAATGGTCTTTTGAGGAAGATTTTCCTTATTTCTTACAGGATTATTTAACTAAATACCATACCAATGAGGAGAAGCTTCGCTATTTTTCTTTTCTTCTCAGTCAATTTTTTGAATTAAATATAAAAAACGAAGTTGGATTTCTAAAAGAATACTATCTTTTTCTCAAAGATCTTAGCCTAGTAATCGTTGGATTTCGAGCTAAAATATTAGGACGGAATTTAGCATTTGAACTTCAGTATGAGGATATATCAAATCCGATTGTTAGTGAAATTTTGGCACAAAAGGATGCAAAAACATATGAACCTCCTTTCGATTATAAAGAATTAAAATCCATTTTTGATAACAATAAGAACTCTCCTGAAAGTTTGCATAAAATGCTGATGGAATATCAATGTAATAAGATTATTGAGTTCTGGGGAGGAGCAGTATTTAATCTGGATCGTATTCTAAACTACATGGCCCGTTTGATTTTAGTAGAAAGATGGCTTGAACTTGATGTTCAAAACGGGATAGAGATAATAGACACCATTGAGAGGGAAATAGAATGATCAATGAAGAAAAAATCGTTTCAAAAGCGACTGGTCATGTTGTACGTGCTTTTGGGAACTTGCTAAAAGTAAAATTCAAAGGTCATGTGCGACAAGGTGAAGTAGCTTTTGTTGAAGTTGGAGAGGCTCAACTTAAAGCTGAAGTTATTGAAATTTTAGGTGATGAGGTTAAAATTCAGGTTTATGAAGATACATGGGGAATAGAGTTAAACACTCCAGTTAGATTTACAGGAGAGCTTTTGGAAGCTGAATTAGGACCTGGTTTATTGAAGTCAATATTTGATGGTTTACAAAATCCTCTTGAAGTGGTTGCTGAGAAGTCTGGCTATTTTCTTCCACGTGGTCTTTATGCTCCTGCAATCGATCGTGAAAAAGACTGGGAATATCAACCTATTGCAAAAGTTGGGGCTGTTCTTAAGCGTGGAGATACTCTTGGAATTACCATGGAAGAGCGTTTTGAGCATCATATTATGATTCCTTTTTCTTTTTTTGGTAAAGTCACGCTAACTTGGGTGATTGCCCCAGGTCGTTACCCTGTTGACACAACTGTTGCTCGTGGAAAAGGAGAGAGAGGGGAAGAACATCTCTTTAGTATGATTCAAAAGTGGCCAATCAAGATGGAGCTTTTTGAGGGTGAAAAAATCAAACCTAAAAAAATGATGAACACTGGATTGCGGATTATAGATACGCAAATTCCTATTATGAAAGGAGGCACTTTTTGTACTCCTGGTCCATTTGGTGCAGGGAAAACAGTTTTACAACATCATCTTTCAAAATATGCAGCTGTGGACATTGTAGTTTTATGTGCATGTGGAGAGCGTGCTGGAGAAGTTGTAGAAGTTTTACAAGAGTTTCCTAAGTTAACCGATCCACACACAAATCAACCGCTCATTAATCGGACTTGTATTATTTGTAATACCTCTTCTATGCCTGTATCAGCTCGTGAATCTTCGATTTATATGGGCATTACCATTGCTGAATATTATCGACAAATGGGGTTAGATATTCTCTTACTTACAGACTCAACTTCACGTTGGGCTCAGGCACTTAGAGAGATGTCTGGTCGTTTAGAGGAAATTCCTGGAGAAGAAGCTTTCCCTGCTTATTTATCTTCTAGGATTTCAGCTTTCTATGAAAGAAGCGGTGTTGTGGCATTAAAGAGTGGTAAATATGGTTCAGTAACAATTTGTGGGGCAGTTTCCCCTGCAGGTGGAAGTTTTGAAGAACCAGTGACTCAATCAACACTTGCCGTTGTTGGGGCGTTTTGTGGTTTGTCTAAGGCTCGTTCGGATGCACGTCGATATCCTTCCATTGATAGTTTGATTTCTTGGTCTAAATATGTCAATGATGTGTCAAAACAAATTGAAGAAGAGACTGAGGGATGGGGAGCTATGGTTAAACAAGCTGATGAGATTTTAATTGAGGGAAGTGAAATTGGAAAACGTATGGAAGTTGTAGGTGAGGAAGGCGTTTCAATTGAAGATATGACAATTCATTTAAAAGCTGAGCTTTATGATTTCTGTTATTTACAACAAAATGCTTTTGATCGAGTAGATGCTTATTGCCCTTTGAATCGTCAAATTTCCCTTTTTAAGTTAATGAATCATATTTTTGAGATGCCATTTGAGTTTAATAGTCGGGATAGAGCTCGAACATTTTTTCTTCAACTACAGAGTAAAATCAAATCTATGAATTCGATTATTTTTGAAACAGATCGATACAAACAATCCCTTTCTGAAATCCAAGAATTGATTGAAACAGTAAGGAAAATATGAAAACTGTGCATGATAGAATTAATAATATCCGTGGTAACTTAGTGACTGTAACAGCAGTAGGAGCTTTTTTAGGGGAATTGGCTCAAATTGAAAGAAAAGATAGAAGTCCTATCTATGCTTCTGTTTTGCAAATTGAAGGAGATCGAGTGACTCTACAGGTATTTGGAGGAACTCGAGGGATCTCAACAGGGGATAAAGT contains:
- a CDS encoding V-type ATP synthase subunit A — its product is MINEEKIVSKATGHVVRAFGNLLKVKFKGHVRQGEVAFVEVGEAQLKAEVIEILGDEVKIQVYEDTWGIELNTPVRFTGELLEAELGPGLLKSIFDGLQNPLEVVAEKSGYFLPRGLYAPAIDREKDWEYQPIAKVGAVLKRGDTLGITMEERFEHHIMIPFSFFGKVTLTWVIAPGRYPVDTTVARGKGERGEEHLFSMIQKWPIKMELFEGEKIKPKKMMNTGLRIIDTQIPIMKGGTFCTPGPFGAGKTVLQHHLSKYAAVDIVVLCACGERAGEVVEVLQEFPKLTDPHTNQPLINRTCIICNTSSMPVSARESSIYMGITIAEYYRQMGLDILLLTDSTSRWAQALREMSGRLEEIPGEEAFPAYLSSRISAFYERSGVVALKSGKYGSVTICGAVSPAGGSFEEPVTQSTLAVVGAFCGLSKARSDARRYPSIDSLISWSKYVNDVSKQIEEETEGWGAMVKQADEILIEGSEIGKRMEVVGEEGVSIEDMTIHLKAELYDFCYLQQNAFDRVDAYCPLNRQISLFKLMNHIFEMPFEFNSRDRARTFFLQLQSKIKSMNSIIFETDRYKQSLSEIQELIETVRKI
- a CDS encoding DUF2764 family protein encodes the protein MTEYYFLASLLPPLEIGHRPELGFSDLKELLSMNLTQEDQGQVHRFLRLIDIENFRSYWAGETLDPRGNLNQEEIERALVNMQWSFEEDFPYFLQDYLTKYHTNEEKLRYFSFLLSQFFELNIKNEVGFLKEYYLFLKDLSLVIVGFRAKILGRNLAFELQYEDISNPIVSEILAQKDAKTYEPPFDYKELKSIFDNNKNSPESLHKMLMEYQCNKIIEFWGGAVFNLDRILNYMARLILVERWLELDVQNGIEIIDTIEREIE